The Gordonia terrae genome contains the following window.
GTTGCCGTCGCTCCGAGTCCCCAACTGGCTTCGCAACGTCGCGACCGTCGCCGCGTTGGCACTGATCGTCAGCTGCGGATTCTGGATCGACGGCGTGAACGCCTACCCCGGTCCGATGGCGCTCGTACCGGTCGGTGCGACGCTGCTGATCATCTGGGCGGGCGCGACCGCCCTGCAGAAGCCGCCGCGCGGCACCCATGCCGCCGCCACCGAGATGCCTGTCACCAACCGATGGCTGGCGAGCCGGTGGCCGGTGTGGCTCGGGACCATCGCGTACTCGCTCTATCTGTGGCACTGGCCACTGCTGATCTTCTACCTGACCTGGCGGGACAAGAACCACGCGAACTTCTTCGAGGGTGTGGTCATCCTCGGGGTGTCGGTCGGCCTCGCATGGCTCACCAAGCGCTACATCGAGGACCCACTGCGCGGAGGCGACCGGTCGGCACTGACCCGCGGCACCCGCGACGGACGTTCGCGGTGGCTGTCGTACACGTCGGTCGTGACGTCGATCCTGGTGGTCGGCACCCTCGTCACCGGCGTCGGCATCACCGTGTGGGAACGGCACGTCGCCAACATCGTCGTCGACACGAAGAATCTCGATCCGAGGTCGTATCCGGGCGCCCGCGCGCTGCTCGACGGCTGGCCGGTTCCCGCACTCGACCCGCAGCCGTCGGCCCTGGAGGTCATCAAGGACTTCCCCGAGACCTCGACCGACGGGTACATGAGCGACTTCACCGACAACGAGATCCACGTCGGCGTCTACGGTGACCCCACCGCGACGCGCACCATCGCGCTCGCGGGCGGTTCACACGCCGAGATGTGGATCTCGGCACTCGACACCCTCGGCAAGCGCAACGGCTTCAAGGTGAAGACCTACCTCAAGATGGGGTGCCCGCTGTCGACGAACAAGATCCCCAAGCAGCGCGGCGTGCCCTACCCGGAGTGCTACGACTGGGGGCAGCGCGTCATCGACCGCGTCATCGCGGACAAACCGGATGCCGTCCTGACGAACTCGACCCGACCGCGGGACTACGAACCCGGCGACTGGGTCCCGCCGGACTACGTGCCCATCTTCGATCGCTTCCTCGACGCGGGGGTACCGGTACTCGGCATGCGCGACACCCCGTGGCCGAAGAACGCGAAGGGGACCATCGACACGCCGATCTGCCTCGCCGACGGCGGCGACGCGGAGAGCTGCGGATCGAATCGCGCCGCCGTGCTCGAGCCCGAGGATCCCGCCGCAGCGTTGGCCTCGACGCGACCGGACTTCCACCCGCTCGACATGTCCGACGGCATCTGCACCCCCGACCGCTGCCCGGCCATCGTCGGCAACATCACGGTCTACAAGGATCCCCATCACCTGAGTGCGACCTACGTCCGCAGCCTGACCGACGAACTCGGCCGACAGATGGCGGAACAGCTGCCGTGGACCGGCCCCGGGGTCCCGTGACGACGCCGGCCGACGCCGACTGATCGCCCGCTGCCCGGGGTCGGCGACCGCCCACCGGTGGGACATCCCACATCCGGGCCGACCGACCGCGTCCGGAGATGACCACCCGCGACAACGCGACTAGGGTCGACCCATGACGTCGCCGAAGGCGGGTAAGACCGAACCGCCAGCCCCCGGTGCCCAGCCGGGCGATCCCGGCTCCACCGCCGATCCTCACTCTTCTGCCGATCCCAGCTCTTCCGGTGGGCCCCGCGAACCAGGTCTCGACACCACCTCGACGACAGCAGCGCCACCGAGCGGCGACCTCACCTCCGAGCCGGTTCCGATGCCGTCCGACCCTATCCAGGCCGAGGCGCTCGTCCACCCCGAGCCGGCGCCGATCCCGGTGTGGCCCGGTACCCCGTACCCCCTCGGCGCCACGTACGACGGTGTGGGAACGAACTTCTCGCTGTTCTCGGAGGTCGCCGAAGCCGTCGAGCTGTGCCTGATCGACCGCGAGGGCCACGAACGCCGCATCCGGCTCGAAGAGGTCGACGGATACTGCTGGCACTGCTATCTGCCCAACGTCGGTCCGGGACAGTTCTACGGCTTCCGCGTCTACGGACCCTATGACCCGTCGCAGGGACTGCGTTGCGACCCGAGCAAGTTGCTGCTCGACCCGTACGGCAAGGCGTTCCACGGCGACTTCGACGGCGACGCATCGCTGTTCTCCTACCCGCTCCCGTCGCCTCCCGAGGCCGACGACGAACCCGCGGCCGACGGCAGCGGCGACGAGGCTTCCGCCACCGTGACCGACGCGGCCGGTGACACCGGGCCCGAGGCGGACGGCGCCGGCGACGCGGACGCATCCGCGCCCGACGATGCGGCCGACCCCGACGCCGACAACACCGACGAGGCCCCACCCGCCGAGACCGGGCAGGACGACAACGGAGCCGCACCGAGCGCGGAGGACAACGCCCAGACCGCCGGCGCCGAACCGGTCAACGAGATGCCGCAACTGGACTCGCTCGGGCACACCATGGTCTCGGTGGTGATCAACCCCTACTTCGACTGGCAGAACGATCGGTCGCCCAATCGCCCGTATCACCAGACGGTGATCTACGAAGCGCACGTCAAGGGTATGACCGCGACCCACCCCGACATCCCGGAATACCTTCGCGGTACCTATGCGGGGCTGTGCCATCCGGTGATCATCGACCATCTCAAGGAACTGGGGATCACGGCCATCGAGCTGATGCCCGTCCACCAGTTCATGCAGGACTTCGTGCTGCGCGATCAGGGTCTCCGGAACTACTGGGGCTACAACACCTTCGGCTTCCTGGCGCCGCACATCGAGTACTCGTCGAACCCCGACCAGCCGGCCAGCGCGGTGACCGAGTTCAAGGCGATGGTCCGCGAATTCCACAACGCGGGCATCGAGGTCATCCTCGACGTCGTCTACAACCACACCGCCGAGGGCAATCATCTCGGTCCGACCGTGTCGTTCCGCGGCATCGACAACGCCGCCTACTACCGGCTCGTCGACGGCGAGCCCGAGATGTACATGGACTACACCGGAACCGGCAACAGTCTCAACGGCCGTCATCCGCACACGCTGCAGCTCATCATGGACTCGCTGCGCTACTGGATCCTCGAGATGCACGTCGACGGTTTCCGTTTCGACCTCGCGTCCACGCTGGCCCGCGAACTCCACGACGTGGACCGCCTGTCGGCGTTCTTCGATCTCGTGCAGCAAGACCCGGTCGTCAGCCAGGTGAAGCTCATCGCCGAACCGTGGGACATCGGCGAGGGCGGCTACCAGGTGGGCAACTTCCCACCGCTGTGGACCGAATGGAACGGCAAATACCGCGACACCGTGCGCGACTACTGGCGCGGCGAGCCATCCACCCTGGGCGAGTTCGCCTCCCGGTTGACCGGGTCCTCGGATCTGTACGAGGCGACCGGCCGACGCCCGCTGGCGAGCATCAACTTCGTCATCGCCCACGACGGTTTCACGCTGCGGGACCTGGTGTCCTACAACGAGAAACACAACATGGCCAACGGCGAGGACAATCGCGACGGCGAGAGCCACAACCGATCGTGGAACTGCGGCGTCGAAGGTCCGACCGACGATCCCGAGATCAACGCACTGCGCGCACGGCAGCAGCGGAACATCCTGGCCACGCTGTTCCTGTCGCAGGGCACGCCGATGCTCGCGCACGGCGACGAGATCGGACGCACCCAGCAGGGCAACAACAACGTCTACTGCCAGGACTCCGAATTGTCCTGGATGGACTGGACACTCGCCGAGGAGAACGCCGACCTGCTGGAGTTCACCCGCAAGGCCATCGCCTTGCGCACCCGACATCCGGTGTTCCGGCGTCGGAAGTTCTTCGGCGGGAAGCCGATCCGATGGGGTGACCAGGCGCTCGACATCGCCTGGCTCACACCCGCCGGCCAGGAGATGACCGCCGAGGACTGGGACAGCGGGTTCGGCAAGAGCCTTGCCGTGTTCCTCAACGGAAACGGCCTGGGCGAGAAGGACGAACGCGGCGAACTGGTGGTCGACGACTCGTTCTTCATCTGCTTCAACGCACACTACGAGGACCTGGACTACACTCTTCCGCCGAACTGGTACGGCAACGAGTGGGTCGGTGAACTGGACACGACCCACCCCGTCGGGGAGACCGAACTGACGGCCGCTTCCGGCGAGTCGGTGACGGTCGGCGCCCGCTCGGTCCTGGTCCTGCGGAAGACCGCCTGAACCCATGAGCAATCGTCCGACCCCGCACGCGACGTATCGGCTCCAGCTGCACGGCGACTTCGGGTTCGCCGACGCCGCAAGCATCCTCGACCACCTCGTCGAGTTGGGGATCAGTCACGTCTACCTCTCCCCGATCGGCACGGCGTCGGCCGGCTCGACGCACGGCTACGACTGGCTACCGCCACCGGCGGTGGCGGATGTGCTCGGCGGTCTCGAGGGTCTGCGCGCATTACGTTCGGCGGCAGCCGAACGCGGGCTGGGTCTGATCATCGACATCGTCCCGAACCACACCGGGGTGGCCGACGCGCTCGCCAATCCATGGTTCGCCGACCTGCTCCGCCACGGGTCGGGGTCGGCGTACGCGAGCTATTTCGATGCCGACTTCGGAGTCGACAACGGGGCCGACGGGAAGCTGGCGCTGCCGATCGTCGCCGCCGACGGCGACCTGAGTCCACTCGAGATCGACGAGCACGGAAACCTGCGGTACTACGATCATGCATTCCCGATCGCCCCCGGCACCGGCGACGGAGCTCCGGGTGAGGTCCACTCCCGCCAGCACTATCGGCTCGTCCCCTGGAACAGCGGGCTCATCGGGTACCGGCGGTTCTTCACCGTCGACGAGCTCGCCGGTCTGCGCCAGGAGGATCCCGAGGTCTACGACGCCACGCACCAGTGGCTGCGTGAGTTGCTCGACGCCGACCTCATCGACGGTGTGCGCGTGGATCATCCCGACGGCCTGTGGGATCCGCAGGACTACCTGCGTCGCCTCCGCGCCGACGTGGGCGACGATCGGTTGCTCTACATCGAGAAGATCCTGGCTCCCGACGAGCCGCTCGAGCCGACCCTGCCGGTCGAGGGCACCACCGGGTACGACCACATGCGCGTCATCGACGCGGTGTTCGTGGCACCGGCCGGGGTCGCCCAGCTCACCGAAGTGCACGAACGGATCACCGGCGAGACGGGAGACGCACGGTGGGTGGAGACCGCCGAGCACGATCGGAAACTCCGCACGCTGCGCGAGTCCTTCCCGGCCGAGCTGCGACGCCTCGTGCGCGCGATCAACGCCGTCGGCGGCGGTGCGCCCGCCGCCGACACGGACCTCATCGCCGCTGCCTGTGCCGAACTCATCGCCGCTCTCGGGGTCTATCGGGCCGACTACCCGTCGCTGCGTCCACGCCTCCTCGCGGTGGCCGCCGGCATCGGCGACGCGAAGCCGGAACTGCGTCCGGCACTCGAGGTCATCGTGCGCGAGACGGCGGAGCCCGGCGAGGTGACGTCGCGACTGGCCCAGACCTGCGGCGCGGTGACCGCGAAGAGCGTCGAGGACAGCCTGTTCTACCGCACGGCCAGGCTCGTGTCCGCCCAGGAGGTCGGCGGCGACCCCGCGAACCCGGTGTTGTCGCTCACCGAGTTCCACCGGCACAACGCCGAGCGTGCGACGACCTGGCCGCTGGCGATGACGGCGACATCGACGCACGACACCAAACGCGGCGAGGACGTGCGCGCACGCATCGCGGTGCTCGCCCAGGTCCCCGCCCGCTGGTCCCAGCTGGTCGACAGAGTCTGGCGTGACACCGACGTGCCGGATGACCTGACCGGATACTTCCTGCTGCAGAACATCTTCGGAGTCTGGCCGATCGACGGCCGGATCACCGACGAGCTACGCGAGCGACTGATCGAGTACGCCCGGAAGGCGACTCGGGAGGCTGGACTCCGCACCACGTGGACGGAGATCGACGAGGAGTTCGAGGCGGCAGTCGAGGCCTGGATCGGCCAGGTCACCACCGGCGACATCGCGGCCGCGGTCACCGAACTCGTCGACCGGATCGCATCGGCGTGGGAGCAGGAAGCACTCGCCCGCAAGGCGATTGCGATCCTGGGCCCCGGGGTGCCCGACATCTACCAGGGCACCGAATGGTGGGAGGACTCGCTCGTCGACCCCGACAATCGGCGACCTGTCGACTTCGGCCGCTCGACCGAGCATCCCAAGACCGAACTCGTACGGGATGCCCTGCGGGCCCGGGCCCGTCACGCCGATGCGTTCGGTGCGTCCGGTACCTACCAGCGGTTGACCGCCGACGGGCCGGCCGCCGATCACACCATCGCGTTCGCGCGCGGTACCGACGACGGCCCCTCGGTCGTCGTAGTCACCGCGCGGTTCACCCACAGCCTCGACGACGAGGCGGCGGCCGCCACGTCGATCACATTGCCCCCGGGGTCGCGATGGCGTGACGAGCGGACGGGCACCGTGCACGACGGGGCGGTCGATCTCCGCACCGCGCGCAGCCGGCACCCGGTGGCGATTCTCGTGCGGGACTGACCGCTTCGGGTCAGCCTGCGGGCGCGGGAGCCGGGGCCGCCGGTTGCGGGGATGGCTGCGGTGCCGGTGCTCCGCCCGCGCCCGGCAGCGACTGCGACGGGTCGATCTGGCCGCTCGGGCTGCCCGGCGGGCCGTCGACCTTCGACACCAGCCACTTGCCGTCTTCCTTGCTCAGATCAAGACGGAAGACCATCAGGCTGGTGCCGCCGTTGGGCAGCTTCACGCTTCGGCCGGTCACCTCCGCCATCACCACCGTCTGCGCGGAGTCGGCGTCGACGGTCTCGACGGCCACCACGTTGATCGTGGAGGACACCTCGATGTTCAGCGACTCCACGTTCGCCTCGGTGTCGGCGCGCTCCTGCTCGAGGCGCGTGCGCAGCTCACCGGTCGACAGCGGACCGAGCAGTTCCTTCGAATTGCCGGCATTGGCCGCGTTGAGGGTGGTGACGAGCTTGGTCACGAAGTCCGCCGAGGCCGTCTTGGAGTCGGCGAAGGCGTCGGCCTCTCGCTGGAGGTCGTAGGCACGCCAGCCCAGGAACGCGACGAGTGCGACGAGGGCGACCGCCACGACGGCGGCGAGGACCTTCTTGATCCCACCGCCCGTCACCGTGAAGGAGATCTCCCGCCGGTCCGACGAGTCCTTCGCGGACTCGGTCGGAGAGTCGGCCGTTTCGGTCGTCGGGGTCGCTGCCGTGCCCGGCTTCGACGGCGTCGCCGACGAGCCGCCGCGGCGGGCGGACTTCCCTCGCGGCGCCGACGCCGTGGCGGGCGTCGTCGTCTCGGTCGTCGTCTCGGTCGCCGACTCCTCGTCGTGCGTCACCGCATCGGTGCCGGCGGGTTCGACCGCGTCGGCCTCTGGTGAGGCGGCGCCCGCCTCGTTCTCGGTCTCCGGGGTCACGTCGGGGTCATTCCGGTCAGTCATCTACAGGTCACGCAACTTGTCTGTCGTCGTCGAGTGGCCGTCAGTCGTCGAGCGGCCCATCACTTGTCGAGCGGAACGGTACGGGCGTTCGGGTCGTAACCCGGCGGCGGTCCCGCGGTGTCATCGCCCGGCGGCCGCGGCGCGTTGGCCGAGCCTCGGATCTGCTGACGCGGATCCTCGGTCACACAGTACAGATTGGTCGGGATGGTCAGCTCGAGGATCTGCGTCGGCCGACGTGGGGTCACCGGGTAGTTGCAACTCGGGCGCGGATAGACCGAGCCGAAGGCCCACCAGGCTCCGTCGTGGAACATGGTGAGGCTCTTGACACTGGCGTCCCGGATGGCGGGGAACAGCGTCGCCAGAGCCGGCGCCCGCAGCGCACCCTGTTCGGCGATGTCGACGAACTGCTTCGTCACGTCAGTGATCGGATCGGTCAGCTGATTGATCGAACCGGCCAGACTCGTGAACTGCGATGGACCCCGATCGAGGAGCTCACGGAGTTCCTTGTCGGAGGACGCCGCCGCGTTCACCAGCGAACTGAGTCCGGCCACCGTCGTGCCGAAGTCGGGCTGGATCTGCGCGGTCGTCTTGAAGATGGTGCCCGCGTTCTGGATGAACTTGGTCGTCTCCGGCAACGCCGTGTACAGCTTCGCGAAGATGGTGCCGCCCGAGTCGAAGATCACCGACAGGTCGTTCGGGCCGTCCTCGTCGTACAGCGCGATCTTCAGATTGTCCACGGCGGAACGGAGTTTCGCGGGGTCGATCTGGTTGATCAGTTCCAGCGAGGACTCGAGCAGCTGCGAGAACGGAACGGTGACCTCGGTCTGGTCTGCCCGGATGACATCGCCGTCCTCGAGATAGGGCCCGTCGGAGGTGGCCGGCTGGAAGTCGACGTACTGCTCACCCGCCGCCGACAGTCCCAGCGCCGCGACCTTGGAATCGCGGTTGATCTTGTACCGGTCGTCCACAGTGACCACGACCTCGACCGAATCCGGTTGCACCCGAACGGTGTCCACATCACCGATGCTGGCACCTCGCAGCGTGACCCCCGAGGTCTCCTGCAGACCGCCGGAGATGGGGAACTCGATTGTGAGCGAGTACTTGTCGGCGAGGGGTTGCCACCGCAGGACCCCCAGGGTGAGGTAGCCGAGTCCGACGACCATCACGAGCACCAGGGCGATGTTGCCCACGAGTACCGAATTCCGGCGCAGGACTCCGAACACGCCGCTCATCCGCAACACCCCTTGGTCCCGGTGATCCGCGCCAGCAGGCGGGTCAGTGTCTGCTGCAGCGCAGCCGAACCCTCGTCGACGTCCTCGATCTCGGGCAGCCTGCTCGCCGCGTCGAATCCGACACCAGGGCTGAGCCAGTAGACCTTCGATGACACCGCGGCCGCGCTGCCCGGCGTGGACTTGACCCACTTCGGAGTCAGCGTGTGCAGGTTGTCGGCCAGCGATCCGAGCGGGCCGGCGGCCTGCCGGAGGCCGGCCAGCACCGTCGACAGATGGCCGAGCATCTCGACGAGGTTGTCCTGGTCGGTGTCGAGGAAGTCGTTGGTCGCCGCGGTGACCTGCTGGGTCTTGTCCAGCGTGGTCAGGATCGTGGCGATCTGCCCGTTCAGCGACTCGAGCGCCGGACCCAGCTTGTTGATCGACGCCATGATCTGTGCGCGCCCGTCCGCGAGTTGCCCGGTCAGGACGCGTGTGGTGGCCAGCGACCGGTCGACCGCCGCAGAACTCTGGTTCAGCTTCCGGATACCGGTCGTCAGGCCGCGGATGGCGCCGTTGAGGTCCGTCGGGTTCGTCGCGACGGCGCTGCTCAGTTCGGTGAGAATGACGGTCAGCGAGTTGAGGGACCCGCTGTCCACGACCCCGCTCATGCTGATCAGGAGATCCTCGACCGTCGCCGCGGCCGACGTCGGACCGGTGAGGGTGTCCCCGTCGACCATGAGCCCGTCACGCGCCTCGATCGGCGGCAGCAGCGCGACGAACACATCGCCCAGCGGCGTGGCCTGGCGCAGCTCGGCGCCGGTGCCCACCGGGAGTTTGGTCTTCTTGCTGACCTCCATGGTCACGAGGGCGGTGTAGTCCTTGGCGACGAGGTCGGTGACCTGCCCGACGTCGGTTCCGTTGAGCTTCACCTTCGCCCGCGCCGGCAGGTTCAGCGCGTTGTCGAACTTCGCGTTCAGCGTGATCGAGTCCCCGATACCACCCGGTGCCGGCAGCGGGATCTGCTCGACCGTGAGACTCGGGAGCAGACCGCACCCGGTCAGTCCCATCAGCGCGGCGAGCAACACCGCGAGCACGCCACCTCGGCGAAGCCCGTTCCGGCGATCGGGCCAGCGGCGTGACCGCGCCGGTGACGGACGTCCGCCCGGCCCCGGACGGTCCAGCGAGTCCATTGTCGCCGTTCTCATTTCGTCAGCTCCAGCATCGCCGAGTAGATCCCGAGATCGGGACCGAAGTCCTTGAGCTTGCCCGTCCGGCAACCGTCCTTCTGCAGGTTGATCGCCTCACAGAACTTGGCGAGCAGTTCGTTGTCGACGAGGGACTTGTCGAGGAGCACCTGTGCGCGCCACGCGCCCTGTTCGGCCGAGATGGAGTTGCTCAGATTCTGGAAGAGCAGCGGTCCGACGTCGATGGTCTCCACCACCTGCCGCGAGTAGTCGCTGAGGTTGGCGGTCAACGCGGCGAGCCGGTCGAACGACACCGACATCGTGTTGGTGTTGTTCTGCAGGAACACGGTCGTGTTCTGCAAGGTCTGGTTCAGGTTCCCGAGCGTCGCGAGCAGACCCGGCGCCTGGTCGCCCAACAGCTCCGACACTTCGTTGACCGACTTCGAGAAGGCCGTCATCTTCGGATAGTTCTGTACCAGGGTGGTAGTCAGTCCCTCGATGGTCTCGATGATGTCGACGAGGGCATCGCTGTTGCCCGCCACCACATCTGACGCCCCGCCGAGTTCGTCGAGTGCCGCGCGGATCTCCTCGCCGTTGCCGGTCGCGATGCCGGAGGTGATGTCGATCATCTCCGCGAGCGGCCCGGGGCCTCGACCTTCGCCCTTGAGTGCGACGACCAGACCGTCAATGGCGTCGAACAATTCGCCGACCGAGACCGGCGCCTTCGTCTCCTTCAGGACCGATCCGTCCTGGAGCTTCGGTCCGCCGTCGTAGGCCGGTGAGAGCTCGACGTGCCGGGTGGTGACGATCGAGGTGTTGACGATCGCCGCGGTCGCGTCGGCGGGGACCGGGACGTCGTTGTCGATCGTCATGGTCACCTTCACCCGGTCACCCTGTGGCTCGACCGCGGTGACCTGACCGACCGGCATGCCGAGGACGGCGACGTCGTTGCTGACGTACAGCCCGGCGACGTTGTCGAAGTAGGCGGTGACCTCGATGGCCTGTCCGACCGCCGCTTTCCAGCTCCCGGGGATCATCGAGCAGCCCGAGAGCCCGAGGATGCCCAGCAGCGCGATCCCGATCAGCAGGATCGGGCGGCGGGATCGGTTGGCGTGCATCGTCGTACCTGTCGTCCTGTCCGTGGTCAGCATCCGTCCACCACCCGCGCCAGGCACAGCCAGTTGTCCGGGAAGATGCCCCACGGCAGGTAGCCGTTGGCGTAGGGCCCGTCACCGATGACGTTGTTGGTCAGGCGCGCGGTGACCGGCAGGATCTCCAGCAGCTTGCGGAGGTTGTTGCGGTTCTTCTCCAGCCCCTGCGTGATCGTGTTCAGGTTCGCCATGATCGGCGCGAACTGGTTGGCGTTCTCGCCGGCCACCGCGGTCGCCTGCTCGGTGAGTTCGGCGATGCCGTCGAGCATGCGGGTGACCAGTTCCTCACGCGCGACGATCTTCTGGGTGAGATCGCGTCCCTGCCCGACGATCACGGCGAGCTGGGCCTGATTGTCGTTGACGATGGTCGTGATCGTCTTGGTGTCGGCGATCAGCTGATTGATCTGGTCCTTGCGGTTGGTGATGACCTTCGACATCTGGGTGAGCGCCTCGAAGGTCGGCTCGGTGATCGCCGGCACGCCGGCGAGCTGCCGGTTGAGGGTCCGGATGCTCTCGGAGAGCGTCTTGTCGTCGATACCGGTCAGGATCGGCGCCCCCGCCTCGATGGTGCGCTGCAGGTCGTAGGGCACCGCGGTCTTCGCGATGTGTCCATCGGGCGCGTCCTCGGGCGAATCCCCTAGCGACACATCGATGTAGCGCTGACCGAGCAGCGTCGACATCTTGATCTCCGCCGAGCCGTTGGACGTCACCCGGACGTCGTTGTCGACCTTCATGGTGATCGCCACGTGCTGCCCGGCGAGTTCGGTCTCGGTGACCTCGCCGACGTCGATGCCTGCGACGCGGACCTTGTCCCCCGGCCGGATACCGCCGGCCTGAGCGAAGTCGCCGGTGAGCGTCTGCTTGCCCAGATGCGCGGTGGCGAGGGCCGTCACGCCCAGCAGGAGGGCGACGATGACCACGGCACCGATCACACCGGCCCACACCCGCCGGTTGTTGCGGAAACTCTTACGGAACCAGCTCATCGGCACACCACCGAGTGATTCGTGCCGCCGATCTTGTTGAAGATGCCGGGCGGCAGCAGGACGTCACCGATCGCGACGTCGAGATCGCACGCATAGATGTTCAAGTAGGCGCCCTCACCGAGCACGAGCGGGAAATGACCGAGGAAGACCGGGGCGTCGACCGCCATCCGATCGAGTTTGGCGCCGTTGCTGATCAGCGTGTTGGTCGCGATTCGACCGTCCGTCGCGGCGTTCGCCAGACTCTGCCGGCTCTCGCTCAGCACATCGGCGAAACCGCTTGCGGTACGGCCGATGTCGGTGACCGCGCTACCGAAGGCCGCCGAGTTGGAGTTGAGATTGGCGATCAGCGCCGACATCGACTCGATGACGGTGCCCAGCTGGCCGCCCTGCCGCGACAGGTCACGCATCAC
Protein-coding sequences here:
- a CDS encoding MCE family protein gives rise to the protein MHANRSRRPILLIGIALLGILGLSGCSMIPGSWKAAVGQAIEVTAYFDNVAGLYVSNDVAVLGMPVGQVTAVEPQGDRVKVTMTIDNDVPVPADATAAIVNTSIVTTRHVELSPAYDGGPKLQDGSVLKETKAPVSVGELFDAIDGLVVALKGEGRGPGPLAEMIDITSGIATGNGEEIRAALDELGGASDVVAGNSDALVDIIETIEGLTTTLVQNYPKMTAFSKSVNEVSELLGDQAPGLLATLGNLNQTLQNTTVFLQNNTNTMSVSFDRLAALTANLSDYSRQVVETIDVGPLLFQNLSNSISAEQGAWRAQVLLDKSLVDNELLAKFCEAINLQKDGCRTGKLKDFGPDLGIYSAMLELTK
- a CDS encoding MCE family protein, with product MSWFRKSFRNNRRVWAGVIGAVVIVALLLGVTALATAHLGKQTLTGDFAQAGGIRPGDKVRVAGIDVGEVTETELAGQHVAITMKVDNDVRVTSNGSAEIKMSTLLGQRYIDVSLGDSPEDAPDGHIAKTAVPYDLQRTIEAGAPILTGIDDKTLSESIRTLNRQLAGVPAITEPTFEALTQMSKVITNRKDQINQLIADTKTITTIVNDNQAQLAVIVGQGRDLTQKIVAREELVTRMLDGIAELTEQATAVAGENANQFAPIMANLNTITQGLEKNRNNLRKLLEILPVTARLTNNVIGDGPYANGYLPWGIFPDNWLCLARVVDGC